Genomic DNA from Desulfurivibrio alkaliphilus AHT 2:
CCCTTGTTGTCTTAATTTAGTTTGCATCACCTCAGGTTGTACCCGACAGCCCGTTAAGCGGTAAGTTAGTACCCCTGGTGAACGCTTACCCGGTTTCTGATTACCAACGGAGGCAGTTTTTTGAATCTATTTTATAAAAATCTTTCCATGTGGCTGATCATCGGGCTGACCCTGATCATGCTGTTCAACCTTTTCAGCCAGCCCCAGCCGCAAGTAAGCGAAATGAGCTACTCCGACTTCCTGACCAGCGTGGAGGCCGGGACAATAAACGACGTGGTGATCCAAGGGAACAAGATCACAGCCAAGGGTCCAGATGGCCGTTCCTTTGAGGTGGTCGCCCCTGATGACGCGGAGATGATCCCTTTGCTGCGGCGCCAGGGGGTCAACATCAAGGTTGAAGAAGAACCGAAGACCCCGTGGTATTTCACCATGTTGATCTCCTGGTTTCCCTTTCTGCTGCTGATCGGGGTCTGGATTTTCTTCATGCGCCAGATGCAGATGGGCGGCGGCAAGGCCATGAGCTTCGGCAAAAGCAAGGCTCGCTTGCTGGATCAGCAGACCAGTAAAGTTACCTTTGAAGACGTAGCCGGCATCGACGAGGCCAAGGAGGAGCTGGAAGAGATCATCGACTTCCTCAAAGACCCCAGCAAATTTACCCGCCTGGGCGGCCGCATTCCCAAAGGAGTACTGCTGATGGGCTCTCCCGGCACCGGCAAAACCCTGCTGGCCAAGGCCATCGCCGGCGAGGCGGGGGTGCCTTTTTTCTCCATCAGCGGCTCTGATTTTGTGGAGATGTTTGTCGGCGTGGGTGCCTCCCGGGTGCGGGATCTTTTCGTCCAGGGCAAGAAAAATGCGCCCTGTATCATCTTCATCGACGAAATCGACGCCGTGGGTCGGCATCGCGGGGCCGGTCTCGGCGGCGGCCATGACGAGCGGGAACAGACCTTGAACCAGTTGCTGGTGGAAATGGACGGCTTTGAGGCCAACGAAGGGGTGATCATCGTTGCCGCCACCAACCGCCCCGATGTTTTGGACCCGGCCCTGCTGCGACCGGGCCGTTTCGATCGCCAGGTGATGGTGCCGCCGCCCGATGTGCGGGGGCGGGAACAGATCCTTAAGGTGCACGCCAAAAAGACCCAGATGGACACCAATGTCGACTGGACCCGGATCGCCCGCGGCACCCCCGGCTTTTCCGGGGCCGACCTGGAAAACATGGTCAACGAAGCGGCCCTGCTGGCGGCCCGGGAAAACGCCGAGATAATCACCGAAAAACACCTGGAGCAGGCCAAGGACAAGGTGATGATGGGCTCCGAGCGGCGCAGCATGATCATCACTGAAGCAGAGAAAAAGATCACCGCCTATCATGAGGCTGGACACGCCCTGGTGGCCAAGATGCTGCCCGGCACCGATCCGTTGCACAAGGTGACCATTATCCCCCGGGGGCGGGCCCTGGGGCTGACCCAGCAACTGCCCCTGGAAGAAAAATACACCTATCCCAGAAGCTACCTGCTTAACAACCTGTGCATTCTGCTGGGCGGCAGAACCGCAGAAGAACTGGTTTTTAACGAAATTACCACCGGGGCGGGCAACGATATCGAGCGGGCCACCGCCATGGCCCGCAAGATGGTCTGCGAATGGGGGATGAGCGATGCCATGGGGCCGCTGACCTTCGGCAAGAAGGAAGAGCAGATTTTCCTCGGGCGGGAAATCTCCCAGCACCGTGATTACTCCGAGTCAACCGCCATCCAGATCGACAACGAGGTACGACGGATGATTATGGAGGCTAAAGACAAGGTTCGTGAACTGCTGGAGGAAAACATCGCCACCCTGCACCAGGTAGCGGAGGAGTTGCTGGAAAAAGAAACCCTCATGCTCGAAGATATTGAGCGAATTATCCGCGAGCAACGAGGCGAGGTTCCAAATGCAACAGCAGAACCGGAGCAAGCGGAAAAGACCCCGACAACCGGCGATCAGCCGGCGGGAAATGGCGATCAGTCAGCAACTGAAACCGCTGAAACCGCTAAAACCGGCGCAGCTACCGAGAACGGCGAGAACGGCGCTGACAGCAGCACGGAAGTGGAGAACCGGCAAAAACCGGAATCATCAGAGTGATGAACCCGGCTGCCGAGTTGCCGCCCGTTGCCACTTTTGCCGGGGAAGGAAAGAACCACCGCCCCAGGGTGATGGGCATCCTCAACGTTACCCCGGACTCTTTTTCCGACGGCGGCAAGTGGAGCACCGAAGAGGCCATCAGCCGCCAGGCGGAGCAGATGTTGCGCGACGGGGCTGATATCATCGATATCGGCGGCGAATCAACCCGCCCTTTCGCCCCGGCGGTAACCGCGGAGGAAGAATTATCCCGCGTGCTGCCGGCAATCCGGGCCGTGCGCCGGCTGCATGCCACCATCCCCATCTCGGTGGATACCACCAAGGCCGCGGTGGCAAGCGAGGCCTTGGCGGCCGGCGCCGATATCATCAACGACATCAGCGCCCTGCGCTTTGACCCGGCCATGCCGGCTCTGGCCGCCCAGGGTGACTGGCCGGTGATTATCATGCACATGCAGGGAACCCCGGCCGACATGCAATTAAACCCCCATTACCAGGACGTGGTGGCGGAAATCAAGACCATGCTGGCGAACCGGCTGGCGGAACTGGCTGCCGCCGGTATCGCCAAACAACGGCTGATCATTGACCCCGGCATAGGTTTTGGCAAGACGGTGGCGCACAACCTGGAAATTATCCGCCGGCTTCAGGAACTGCGCACCTTGGGCCAGCCCATACTGGTCGGCCATTCACGCAAATCTTTCATCGGCAAGGTGCTGGATGATTTACCGGTGACCGAGCGTGACCTGCCCTCGGCGGTGATCTCCGCCCTCTGTGTCCTGAAGGGCGCCGACATCATCCGGGTGCATGACGTCAAAGCCACTGCGCAGGCCATTAAAATAACCCTGGCCTGCCAAGCTCCCGAATCCTGTCAATATTATTCTGCTTAAACCAGAACAGATACCTCCATGGGCCTTAAGGAAAAGATAGCCAGGTACCACCTGTACAACGAAGAACGTATTGCCAAGTCGGTACTTTTAAACCCCCACAAAAGCAATATCATCTTCGCGGCGGTACCCTATCTTTTGCATGTCAACCACC
This window encodes:
- the ftsH gene encoding ATP-dependent zinc metalloprotease FtsH; the encoded protein is MNLFYKNLSMWLIIGLTLIMLFNLFSQPQPQVSEMSYSDFLTSVEAGTINDVVIQGNKITAKGPDGRSFEVVAPDDAEMIPLLRRQGVNIKVEEEPKTPWYFTMLISWFPFLLLIGVWIFFMRQMQMGGGKAMSFGKSKARLLDQQTSKVTFEDVAGIDEAKEELEEIIDFLKDPSKFTRLGGRIPKGVLLMGSPGTGKTLLAKAIAGEAGVPFFSISGSDFVEMFVGVGASRVRDLFVQGKKNAPCIIFIDEIDAVGRHRGAGLGGGHDEREQTLNQLLVEMDGFEANEGVIIVAATNRPDVLDPALLRPGRFDRQVMVPPPDVRGREQILKVHAKKTQMDTNVDWTRIARGTPGFSGADLENMVNEAALLAARENAEIITEKHLEQAKDKVMMGSERRSMIITEAEKKITAYHEAGHALVAKMLPGTDPLHKVTIIPRGRALGLTQQLPLEEKYTYPRSYLLNNLCILLGGRTAEELVFNEITTGAGNDIERATAMARKMVCEWGMSDAMGPLTFGKKEEQIFLGREISQHRDYSESTAIQIDNEVRRMIMEAKDKVRELLEENIATLHQVAEELLEKETLMLEDIERIIREQRGEVPNATAEPEQAEKTPTTGDQPAGNGDQSATETAETAKTGAATENGENGADSSTEVENRQKPESSE
- the folP gene encoding dihydropteroate synthase — translated: MNPAAELPPVATFAGEGKNHRPRVMGILNVTPDSFSDGGKWSTEEAISRQAEQMLRDGADIIDIGGESTRPFAPAVTAEEELSRVLPAIRAVRRLHATIPISVDTTKAAVASEALAAGADIINDISALRFDPAMPALAAQGDWPVIIMHMQGTPADMQLNPHYQDVVAEIKTMLANRLAELAAAGIAKQRLIIDPGIGFGKTVAHNLEIIRRLQELRTLGQPILVGHSRKSFIGKVLDDLPVTERDLPSAVISALCVLKGADIIRVHDVKATAQAIKITLACQAPESCQYYSA